The sequence below is a genomic window from Streptomyces sp. B21-105.
CGACCCGGTAGGCGAACTCACCGGCCGCGTCGTACGTGCCGCAGGTCAGCATCACCGCGTTGACCTGCTTGGCCTGGCTCCGGGTGAGCAGCCGGACGCCGTCGGCGCGCACACCGTGCCGGGCCAGGAAACCGGTCGCCAGGGCGAGGTCGGCGCAGGAGGCGGTCAGGGAGCACTGCCGGAAGTACTGGTCGAGCAGGACCGGCACCTCGTTGTCGATGTTGCCGTACGACGCCATGAAATGGGCGAGGGCGGCGTTGCGGTGGCCGTGCGCGGCCTCGGAGGCGGCGATCCCCTCGTCGAAGTCGAGCCCGGGGTTGCCGCTCTCGGCGCGCAGGAACTCCAGCAGTTCGTGGGCCGCGTCCCCGCTGCGGGTCTGCAGGCGGTCGGTGACGACCAGCGCGCCCGCGTTGATGAACGGGTTGCGCGGGATGCCCCCCTCGTACTCCAGTTGCACCAGGGAGTTGAAGGGGTTGCCCGAGGGCTCCCGGCCCACGTGCTCCCAGAGTTCGTCGCCCTCGCGGGCGAGGCCGAGCGCGAGGGTGAAGACCTTGGTGAGGGACTGCGTGGAGAACGGCTCCCGCCAGTCCCCCACGCCGTAAACCGTGCCGTCCAGCTCCGCGACGGCCATGCCGAAGCGGCGCGGGTCGAGGGCGGCGAGCGCCGGGATGTAGTCGGCGGGCC
It includes:
- a CDS encoding glutaminase, producing the protein MVIMTTTSSLAFQPVLERIAEEMERTPGRGRPADYIPALAALDPRRFGMAVAELDGTVYGVGDWREPFSTQSLTKVFTLALGLAREGDELWEHVGREPSGNPFNSLVQLEYEGGIPRNPFINAGALVVTDRLQTRSGDAAHELLEFLRAESGNPGLDFDEGIAASEAAHGHRNAALAHFMASYGNIDNEVPVLLDQYFRQCSLTASCADLALATGFLARHGVRADGVRLLTRSQAKQVNAVMLTCGTYDAAGEFAYRVGLPGKSGVGGGIIAVVPGRCTLCVWSPGLDEHGNSVAGVAALDRFTTLTGLSVF